In Rathayibacter sp. VKM Ac-2762, one DNA window encodes the following:
- the sufB gene encoding Fe-S cluster assembly protein SufB has translation MSDILIDRPELESLGVYEFGWSDSDSAGASARRGISPEVVSDISALKNEPAWMRDRRMKALKLFERKPMPTWGADLSDIDFDNIKYFVRSTEKQAQTWDDLPDDIKNTYEKLGIPEAERQRLVGGVAAQYESEVVYHQIREDLEEQGVIFMDTDTALREHPEIFEEYFGTVIPAGDNKFAALNTAVWSGGSFVYVPKGVHVDIPLQAYFRINTENMGQFERTLIIADEDSYVHYIEGCTAPIYKSDSLHSAVVEIIVKKNARVRYTTIQNWSNNVYNLVTKRAIAHEGATMEWIDGNIGSKVTMKYPSIFLVGEHAKGETLSVAFAGPGQHQDAGAKMVHMAPYTQSSIVSKSIARGGGRAGYRGEVRVDANAHHSANTVRCDALLVDTISRSDTYPAIDIRVDDVQLGHEATVSKVSEEQLFYLMSRGLPEDEAMAMIVRGFIEPIARELPMEYALELNKLIEMGMEGSVG, from the coding sequence ATGTCAGACATCCTGATCGACCGCCCCGAGCTCGAGAGCCTGGGCGTCTACGAGTTCGGCTGGTCCGACTCGGACTCCGCCGGAGCCTCCGCACGACGCGGCATCTCGCCCGAGGTCGTCTCCGACATCTCCGCGCTCAAGAACGAGCCCGCCTGGATGCGCGACCGCCGCATGAAGGCCCTGAAGCTCTTCGAGCGCAAGCCCATGCCGACGTGGGGCGCCGACCTGTCGGACATCGACTTCGACAACATCAAGTACTTCGTCCGCTCCACCGAGAAGCAGGCGCAGACCTGGGACGACCTCCCGGACGACATCAAGAACACGTACGAGAAGCTCGGCATCCCGGAGGCGGAGCGCCAGCGCCTCGTCGGCGGCGTCGCGGCCCAGTACGAGTCCGAGGTCGTCTACCACCAGATCCGCGAGGACCTGGAGGAGCAGGGCGTCATCTTCATGGACACCGACACGGCGTTGCGCGAGCACCCCGAGATCTTCGAGGAGTACTTCGGCACCGTCATCCCCGCGGGCGACAACAAGTTCGCGGCGCTGAACACCGCGGTCTGGTCCGGCGGCTCCTTCGTGTACGTCCCCAAGGGCGTCCACGTCGACATCCCGCTGCAGGCCTACTTCCGGATCAACACCGAGAACATGGGCCAGTTCGAGCGGACCCTGATCATCGCGGACGAGGACAGCTACGTCCACTACATCGAGGGCTGCACGGCTCCGATCTACAAGTCGGACTCGCTGCACTCGGCCGTGGTCGAGATCATCGTGAAGAAGAACGCCCGCGTGCGCTACACGACGATCCAGAACTGGTCGAACAACGTCTACAACCTCGTCACCAAGCGCGCGATCGCGCACGAGGGCGCGACGATGGAGTGGATCGACGGCAACATCGGCTCCAAGGTCACGATGAAGTACCCGTCGATCTTCCTGGTCGGCGAGCACGCCAAGGGCGAGACCCTCTCCGTCGCGTTCGCGGGGCCCGGCCAGCACCAGGACGCCGGCGCGAAGATGGTCCACATGGCGCCGTACACGCAGTCGTCGATCGTCTCGAAGTCGATCGCCCGCGGCGGCGGTCGCGCCGGATACCGCGGAGAGGTCCGGGTGGACGCGAACGCGCACCACTCGGCGAACACCGTGCGCTGCGACGCCCTCCTGGTCGACACCATCTCGCGCTCCGACACCTACCCGGCGATCGACATCCGCGTCGACGACGTGCAGCTCGGCCACGAGGCGACGGTGTCGAAGGTCAGCGAGGAGCAGCTCTTCTACCTGATGTCGCGCGGCCTGCCGGAGGACGAGGCGATGGCCATGATCGTCCGCGGCTTCATCGAGCCGATCGCGCGCGAGCTGCCCATGGAGTACGCCCTCGAGCTGAACAAGCTCATCGAGATGGGGATGGAGGGCAGCGTCGGTTGA
- a CDS encoding COX15/CtaA family protein has product MVTPFSLLAERVTLGPRALRWGTTAALVASILIIFFGGVVRLTGSGLGCPTWPACEPGSLTSTPELGIHGFIEFTNRAFTGVLVVAVGWAITAARLQKPRDRTMTRLAWSQFWLVVANALAGGATVHSGLNPYIVAGHFVLAIALLTTTALTWHRAHRSQSVAFEPDRATRALSTGLVGLTLLVILVGTLVTGTGPHAGDSAEVPRMQFHWESVTVVHGVLGTAVLVVGAALLLRLSRAAGSELARRRVIAFLVVVVLQALVGVAQSLTALPETLVAVHLLGSALIWVGAVRVLLDVNPRLFTVRAQRRDAAQELQPAA; this is encoded by the coding sequence ATGGTGACGCCGTTCTCCTTGCTCGCCGAGCGGGTGACCCTCGGTCCGCGCGCACTGCGCTGGGGGACCACCGCGGCGCTCGTCGCGAGCATCCTGATCATCTTCTTCGGGGGCGTCGTCCGGCTGACCGGCTCGGGCCTCGGCTGCCCCACCTGGCCGGCGTGCGAGCCGGGCTCGCTCACCTCGACCCCCGAGCTCGGGATCCACGGCTTCATCGAGTTCACGAACCGTGCGTTCACCGGCGTCCTCGTGGTCGCGGTGGGCTGGGCGATCACGGCCGCGCGCCTGCAGAAGCCGCGCGACCGCACCATGACCCGGCTCGCCTGGTCGCAGTTCTGGCTCGTCGTCGCGAACGCCCTCGCGGGCGGCGCGACCGTGCACTCGGGCCTCAACCCGTACATCGTGGCCGGGCACTTCGTTCTCGCCATCGCCCTCCTCACCACCACCGCACTGACGTGGCACCGCGCCCACCGCTCGCAGTCCGTGGCCTTCGAGCCGGACCGCGCGACGCGGGCGCTCAGCACCGGGCTCGTCGGCCTGACGCTCCTCGTGATCCTCGTAGGGACCCTCGTGACGGGGACCGGCCCGCACGCCGGCGACTCCGCGGAGGTGCCCCGCATGCAGTTCCACTGGGAGAGCGTGACCGTCGTGCACGGCGTGCTCGGCACAGCGGTGCTCGTCGTGGGCGCCGCGCTGCTCCTGCGCCTGTCGCGGGCGGCGGGCTCGGAGCTCGCCCGGCGGCGCGTGATCGCCTTCCTCGTGGTCGTCGTGCTGCAGGCGCTGGTCGGGGTGGCGCAGTCGCTCACCGCGCTGCCCGAGACGCTCGTCGCGGTGCACCTCCTCGGCTCGGCGCTCATCTGGGTCGGCGCGGTCCGCGTGCTGCTCGACGTGAACCCGAGGCTGTTCACCGTGCGCGCCCAGCGCCGGGACGCCGCCCAGGAGCTCCAGCCCGCCGCCTGA